A genomic window from Solanum stenotomum isolate F172 chromosome 10, ASM1918654v1, whole genome shotgun sequence includes:
- the LOC125842047 gene encoding aspartyl protease AED1-like produces MAWMYKHIPTTCFFLVVCYLTIKVVPILGEKAPHPQFQVEPKPNCQSSGPIIGSQRVSNRCSPNANLTKTPSAGKLPVNKNQARVRSINKKQNRHHYRYTLSDNEYDPNADYGLFTVKISLGSPRQYYSLIVDTGSRWTWVRCRFCSEGCSSDDPPYDPSKSLCDYTLTIPFNASYDDKSFVKGIWGCDNLTIDDFGSIMNFQFGCGLENYDGNGDNFVNAAGILGLGKGEWSLTSQSGASMQMFSYFVPENGGGADIQFGDKAREKSNTCTNQFTPMVQGIDQEKYFIDLVGISVNGNELNVPSTEFMSRGTIIDSGTIITRLPEVVYSAFRDAVRQSMSSYTLLDEIDELMDTCYSLEGLIEPIAFPEIIFHFGQENTIDVILTKEGTIWRKNGTLNCLAFAAAESYSIIGIVQQRGFNVLYDLEGKTIGFGTNCT; encoded by the exons ATGGCTTGGATGTATAAACATATTCCTACAACATGCTTCTTTTTGGTCGTGTGTTACCTAACAATAAAAGTAGTGCCTATTCTTGGAGAAAAAGCACCTCACCCTCAGTTTCAGGTGGAACCAAAACCTAACTGCCAGAGCTCag GTCCAATAATTGGATCGCAAAGAGTTTCAAATCGTTGTTCTCCAAATGCTAATTTGACGAAAACTCCATCAGCTGGCAAATTACCTGTAAACAAGAATCAAGCTAGAGTTCGTTCAATCAATAAGAAACAGAATCGCCATCATTATCGTTACACTCTTTCTGATAATGAATATGATCCTAATGCTGATTATGGATTGTTTACCGTAAAGATAAGTCTGGGCTCACCACGACAATATTATAGTTTAATTGTGGACACTGGTAGCCGTTGGACTTGGGTACGTTGTCGATTTTGCAGTGAAGGTTGCAGTTCAGATGATCCCCCGTATGATCCTTCAAAATCATTGTGCGATTATACATTAACAATTCCCTTTAATGCCTCTTATGATGATAAGTCATTTGTAAAAGGCATTTGGGGATGTGACAATCTCACTATAGATGATTTTGGTTCAATAATGAACTTTCAATTTGGTTGTGGCCTTGAAAACTACGATGGCAATGGCGATAATTTTGTTAATGCAGCTGGAATTCTTGGACTTGGCAAAGGAGAATGGTCATTGACATCTCAAAGTGGTGCATCAATGCAAATGTTTAGCTATTTTGTCCCAGAAAATGGTGGTGGTGCGGATATACAATTTGGGGATAAAGCCAGAGAAAAATCTAATACTTGTACAAATCAATTTACACCAATGGTACAAGGGATCGATCAAGAGAAATACTTTATTGATTTAGTTGGTATAAGTGTAAATGGAAACGAACTCAATGTTCCATCGACTGAATTCATGTCTCGAGGGACAATTATAGACAGTGGAACGATCATTACTCGATTGCCAGAAGTGGTATACTCTGCATTTCGTGATGCTGTTAGACAGTCCATGTCAAGTTATACATTATTAGATGAAATCGATGAGCTAATGGATACCTGCTACAGCTTAGAGGGATTAATCGAACCAATCGCGTTTCCAGAGATTATATTCCATTTTGGGCAAGAGAATACTATTGATGTGATTTTGACAAAGGAAGGAACAATATGGAGGAAAAATGGTACACTAAATTGTTTGGCTTTTGCTGCAGCAGAAAGCTATAGCATTATTGGTATTGTTCAACAGCGTGGATTCAATGTGCTTTATGATTTAGAAGGGAAAACAATTGGATTTGGCACTAACTGTACATGA
- the LOC125842241 gene encoding uncharacterized protein LOC125842241 codes for MESNSQFLTNQQIETRIEEAATLINVQNEVRAQIIEKIAEKKSDKYFLLERLKELLPDEYTIWTIEWERYDYDVQYIWDTKILTSVEKEPLSIKTLCYKTQHGSKTLADEKRIFREMRSAKEIGREIISPTDTKMNQNQVTFTEIQNMRREKRIFNHNVENLKRELESIKNDIKSLENSLYAINQKKGEIYAAILQLIKQNYTS; via the exons ATGGAATCAAACTCCCAATTCCTCACAAATCaacaaattgaaacaagaaTTGAAGAAGCAGCAACATTAATTAACGTGCAAAACGAAGTTCGAGctcaaattattgaaaaaatagcAGAAAAGAAG tcagataaatattttttacttgaaagatTGAAGGAGCTATTGCCTGACGAATATACAATATGGACAATAGAGTGGGAAAGATATGACTATGATGTACAATATATTTGGGATACAAAAATTCTCACTTCAGTAGAAAAGGAACCTTTATCT ATTAAGACTTTGTGCTACAAAACACAACATGGGAGTAAAACTTTGGCTGATGAAAAGAGGATTTTTAGGGAAATGAGAAGCGCAAAGGAAATAGGAAGGGAAATTATAAGTCCTACAGACacaaaaatgaatcaaaatcag GTCACATTTACTGAAATACAGAATATGAGGAGAGAAAAGAGAATTTTCAATCACAATGTGGAGAATCTCAAGAGAGAATTGGAATCTAttaaaaatgacattaaatCTTTGGAAAATAGTTTATATGCCATAAATCAAAAGAAGGGGGAAATATATGCTGCCATTCTTCAGCTTATAAAGCAAAACTACACTTCTTAG
- the LOC125842121 gene encoding zinc finger CCCH domain-containing protein 22 isoform X1: MADEEERALEEQLEIQLDEQKDALHSLTEALSSDPSDPELLSVREELVQSIKDTEEGLLHLKRARLLLEVDASLHGFKEQTAEVEVEPLDPTEIEAEPLVDEEYAVGSKCRFRNNDGRWYNGLIVGLEGSHFAKVCFRTPTSENMVMCQFFLQQRCRFGSSCRLSHGIDIPISSLKKYIPMKWDSSLAGSCIWARSDSKAGLWKKAELGSWDEKLNLGHIVFRDDGSSATLGAENIELSEHAEASDEEESYSGSEESDSSDYEEDSPEGLGFVESTSLQRGVQTETTLFAKWENHTRGIASRMMANMGYREGMGLGASGQGMVNPIPVKVLPPKQSLDHAIKNQKAEHEDKKHKKRSRGGKRKREKKFAAAARAAKEVEESRPDVFSLINTQLAVHEETMNNSTGNRRRSKAKGEEKKEDRRALVAYDDEIKGLRIQAQKLEEMVQRNRNEKPVYEAAMRKLNETRKAIATAEAAHASASNAVHSKEKEKRWLKF; the protein is encoded by the exons ATGGCGGACGAGGAAGAGAGAGCACTGGAAGAGCAGCTGGAAATTCAATTGGATGAGCAGAAAGACGCTCTCCATTCTCTCACTGAAGCACTATCCTCTGATCCTTCCGATCCTGAACTCCTCTCG GTTCGTGAAGAGCTTGTTCAGTCTATAAAAGACACTGAGGAAGGCCTTCTTCACCTAAAACGGGCAAGGTTGTTGCTAGAGGTTGATGCTTCTTTACATGGTTTCAAGGAGCAAACTGCTGAGGTTGAGGTGGAGCCTCTTGATCCAACAGAGATTGAAGCAGAACCACTAGTGGATGAAGAGTATGCTGTTGGATCAAAATGTAGATTTCGCAATAATGATGGAAGGTGGTATAATGGTCTAATCGTGGGGTTGGAGGGTTCTCATTTTGCAAAAGTTTGTTTCCGCACTCCAACGTCTGAAAACATGGTG ATGTGCCAGTTCTTTCTACAGCAGCGATGTCGATTTGGTAGTAGTTGCCGCTTATCACATG GTATCGACATTCCAATATCCTCGTTAAAGAAGTATATCCCTATGAAATGGGATTCATCACTTGCAGGTTCCTGCATCTGGGCTCGCTCAGATAGCAAAGCTGGACTTTGGAAAAAAGCTGAACTTGGGTCTTGGGACGAAAAGCTTAATTTGGGGCACATTGTTTTCCGTGATGATGGAAGTTCTGCTACGCTTGGAGCTGAAAATATTGAACTGTCTGAACATGCAGAGGCAAGTGATGAAGAAGAGAGTTACTCGGGTTCAGAAGAATCTGATTCTAGTGACTATGAAGAAGATAGTCCAGAAGGGTTAGGATTTGTTGAAAGCACATCCCTGCAGCGTGGTGTCCAGACAGAAACAACACTTTTTGCTAAGTGGGAGAATCACACACGTGGCATAGCTTCCAGGATGATGGCAAACATGGGTTACCGTGAAGGAATGGGGTTAGGTGCATCTGGACAGGGAATGGTGAATCCTATTCCTGTGAAAGTTCTTCCACCAAAACAATCTCTTGACCATGCCATTAAAAACCAGAAAGCTGAGCATGAAGAcaaaaaacataagaaaagaagTAGGGGTGGTAAGAGGAAACGTGAGAAGAAATTTGCAGCAGCTGCTCGGGCTGCAAAAGAAGTAGAGGAATCAAGACCAGATGTGTTTAGTCTTATCAATACTCAGCTTGCAGTGCATGAAGAAACCATGAACAACAGCACAGGAAATAGGCGGCGAAGTAAGGCAAAAGgggaagagaagaaagaagatagGAGGGCTCTGGTTGCATATGATGATGAGATAAAAGGGTTGAGGATACAGGCTCAGAAACTGGAAGAAATGGTGCAGCGCAACAGAAATGAGAAGCCTGTTTATGAAGCTGCTATGAGGAAGCTAAATGAAACTCGTAAAGCTATAGCCACTGCCGAAGCTGCTCATGCCTCTGCATCAAATGCAGTTCATAgcaaggaaaaggaaaagagatgGCTGAAATTCTAG
- the LOC125842121 gene encoding zinc finger CCCH domain-containing protein 22 isoform X2: MADEEERALEEQLEIQLDEQKDALHSLTEALSSDPSDPELLSVREELVQSIKDTEEGLLHLKRARLLLEVDASLHGFKEQTAEVEVEPLDPTEIEAEPLVDEEYAVGSKCRFRNNDGRWYNGLIVGLEGSHFAKVCFRTPTSENMVMCQFFLQQRCRFGSSCRLSHGSCIWARSDSKAGLWKKAELGSWDEKLNLGHIVFRDDGSSATLGAENIELSEHAEASDEEESYSGSEESDSSDYEEDSPEGLGFVESTSLQRGVQTETTLFAKWENHTRGIASRMMANMGYREGMGLGASGQGMVNPIPVKVLPPKQSLDHAIKNQKAEHEDKKHKKRSRGGKRKREKKFAAAARAAKEVEESRPDVFSLINTQLAVHEETMNNSTGNRRRSKAKGEEKKEDRRALVAYDDEIKGLRIQAQKLEEMVQRNRNEKPVYEAAMRKLNETRKAIATAEAAHASASNAVHSKEKEKRWLKF, from the exons ATGGCGGACGAGGAAGAGAGAGCACTGGAAGAGCAGCTGGAAATTCAATTGGATGAGCAGAAAGACGCTCTCCATTCTCTCACTGAAGCACTATCCTCTGATCCTTCCGATCCTGAACTCCTCTCG GTTCGTGAAGAGCTTGTTCAGTCTATAAAAGACACTGAGGAAGGCCTTCTTCACCTAAAACGGGCAAGGTTGTTGCTAGAGGTTGATGCTTCTTTACATGGTTTCAAGGAGCAAACTGCTGAGGTTGAGGTGGAGCCTCTTGATCCAACAGAGATTGAAGCAGAACCACTAGTGGATGAAGAGTATGCTGTTGGATCAAAATGTAGATTTCGCAATAATGATGGAAGGTGGTATAATGGTCTAATCGTGGGGTTGGAGGGTTCTCATTTTGCAAAAGTTTGTTTCCGCACTCCAACGTCTGAAAACATGGTG ATGTGCCAGTTCTTTCTACAGCAGCGATGTCGATTTGGTAGTAGTTGCCGCTTATCACATG GTTCCTGCATCTGGGCTCGCTCAGATAGCAAAGCTGGACTTTGGAAAAAAGCTGAACTTGGGTCTTGGGACGAAAAGCTTAATTTGGGGCACATTGTTTTCCGTGATGATGGAAGTTCTGCTACGCTTGGAGCTGAAAATATTGAACTGTCTGAACATGCAGAGGCAAGTGATGAAGAAGAGAGTTACTCGGGTTCAGAAGAATCTGATTCTAGTGACTATGAAGAAGATAGTCCAGAAGGGTTAGGATTTGTTGAAAGCACATCCCTGCAGCGTGGTGTCCAGACAGAAACAACACTTTTTGCTAAGTGGGAGAATCACACACGTGGCATAGCTTCCAGGATGATGGCAAACATGGGTTACCGTGAAGGAATGGGGTTAGGTGCATCTGGACAGGGAATGGTGAATCCTATTCCTGTGAAAGTTCTTCCACCAAAACAATCTCTTGACCATGCCATTAAAAACCAGAAAGCTGAGCATGAAGAcaaaaaacataagaaaagaagTAGGGGTGGTAAGAGGAAACGTGAGAAGAAATTTGCAGCAGCTGCTCGGGCTGCAAAAGAAGTAGAGGAATCAAGACCAGATGTGTTTAGTCTTATCAATACTCAGCTTGCAGTGCATGAAGAAACCATGAACAACAGCACAGGAAATAGGCGGCGAAGTAAGGCAAAAGgggaagagaagaaagaagatagGAGGGCTCTGGTTGCATATGATGATGAGATAAAAGGGTTGAGGATACAGGCTCAGAAACTGGAAGAAATGGTGCAGCGCAACAGAAATGAGAAGCCTGTTTATGAAGCTGCTATGAGGAAGCTAAATGAAACTCGTAAAGCTATAGCCACTGCCGAAGCTGCTCATGCCTCTGCATCAAATGCAGTTCATAgcaaggaaaaggaaaagagatgGCTGAAATTCTAG
- the LOC125841968 gene encoding aspartyl protease family protein At5g10770-like: protein MALINKLIFFLVYFGYDQILPILGENHLAPPHYKVVNISSLLPKPYCQESTSGPAIGSQKLKIVSRHGPCFPNAKTPSSDSEQLMNWDEVRVRSINKKPKKAPSVLSNYDYGGYTVKIGLGTPRQYFSLMFDTGSPATWVRCKSCTKGCKSNNPLYDPSVSSTHTNNKSGCNGSFSFGYHDNSSIEGIWGCDTFTHDDRDIGQIQNFRFVCGQKMEGDFEEMDGILGLGKGNSSVMSQIPSMQQMFSYFIPITSSRMGNFYFGNEVMDRSNDCSITQFTELVDGQCKECYYVDLIGISVAGNKLDVSSRILTSRETIIDSGTVITQLPEEVYSALRDAFRQSMLGYTLLEKTDTLMDTCYRVKKPFTIPEIKFHFGKENTIDVSLSESGTLWTPTESIMCLAFASAKDNLSIIGSVQQRGMNVIYDLKEKRIGFGTNCPTY, encoded by the exons ATGGCTTTGATCaataaacttattttctttttggtgtatTTTGGTTATGACCAAATACTGCCTATTCTTGGAGAAAATCACTTAGCACCACCACATTATAAGGTGGTTAATATCAGCTCGTTGCTACCAAAACCATACTGCCAGGAGTCTACCTCAG GTCCAGCAATCGGATCTCAGAAATTGAAAATCGTATCAAGACATGGACCATGCTTTCCAAATGCTAAAACTCCATCATCCGATTCCGAGCAACTTATGAATTGGGATGAAGTTAGAGTTCGTTCAATCAACAAAAAACCTAAAAAAGCTCCATCTGTTCTTAGTAATTATGATTATGGAGGCTATACTGTAAAAATAGGTCTTGGCACACCTCGACAATACTTCTCCTTAATGTTTGATACTGGTAGCCCAGCGACTTGGGTGCGTTGCAAGTCCTGCACCAAAGGTTGCAAATCAAACAATCCTCTATATGATCCTTCAGTATCATCGacacatacaaataataaaagcGGGTGCAATGGTTCATTCAGTTTTGGTTATCATGATAATTCGTCTATAGAAGGCATTTGGGGATGTGATACTTTTACCCATGATGATCGTGATATTGGTCAAATACAGAATTTTCGATTTGTTTGTGGCCAAAAAATGGAAGGTGACTTCGAGGAAATGGATGGAATACTTGGACTTGGCAAAGGAAATTCCTCTGTAATGTCTCAAATTCCTTCAATGCAGCAAATGTTCAGCTATTTTATCCCAATAACAAGTAGTCGTATgggaaatttttattttgggaaCGAAGTGATGGATCGATCTAACGATTGTTCAATTACTCAATTTACAGAGTTGGTAGATGGGCAATGTAAAGAATGCTACTATGTTGATCTAATTGGTATAAGCGTAGCTGGAAATAAACTGGATGTATCTTCGAGAATATTAACTTCTAGAGAGACAATTATAGACAGTGGAACTGTGATTACTCAATTGCCAGAAGAGGTATATTCTGCACTTCGTGATGCTTTTAGACAGTCCATGTTGGGATATACATTGTTAGAAAAGACCGATACGTTAATGGACACTTGCTACAGAGTAAAGAAACCTTTTACTATACCAGAGATTAAATTCCattttggaaaagaaaatactattGATGTGAGTTTGTCGGAATCAGGAACTCTGTGGACTCCAACAGAATCAATAATGTGTTTGGCTTTTGCTTCAGCAAAGGATAATCTCTCCATTATTGGTAGCGTTCAACAACGTGGaatgaatgtgatttatgattTGAAAGAGAAAAGAATTGGATTTGGCACCAATTGTCCAACATACTGA
- the LOC125841674 gene encoding uncharacterized protein LOC125841674, translating into MAITGRPSDNGKSTEQRVVGVSEVKSNLVADGVRLVKNLNACRAKFQDIDQRKRVAAAGNLSGIDDSEVVGYLNNTKEIHYKKIIWEKMNKEFAKGDDKLHAKKRKREIGHKKDVHAKKSAKTTEKVENKRTSSKINYNALQKLTDELKQVPVEAELGGLEPKACANGDSAENLKIGFHELEQENEYGEDDDSFRDNDDDSYYGYGTGYYNNSEDFDADY; encoded by the exons ATGGCCATCACAGGAAGACCCTCCGATAATGGAAAATCAACAGAACAAAGG gtGGTAGGAGTGTCCGAAGTTAAAAGTAATTTGGTTGCAGATGGAGTCCGGCTTGTGAAGAACTTAAATG CTTGTAGGGCCAAATTTCAGGATATTGATCAGAGAAAACGTGTAGCTGCTGCCGGAAATCTTTCTGGTATTGATGATTCTGAG GTTGTTGGATATCTCAATAACACGAAGGAGATTCATTACAAGAagatcatatgggaaaaaatgaataaagagtTTGCTAAG GGTGATGATAAACTACATGCGAAGAAAAGAAAACGGGAAATTGGACATAAAAAGGATGTCCATGCTAAGAAATCTGCTAAAACAACGGAAAAAGTAGAGAACAAG agaacaagttcaaaaataaattacaatgcTTTGCAGAAGCTGACTGATGAATTG AAGCAAGTTCCTGTAGAGGCAGAGCTTGGAGGACTGGAACCTAAGGCATGTGCAAATGGTGATTCAGCTGAAAACCTGAAAATTGGGTTCCACGAGCTTGAACAGGAGAATGAATATGGTGAAGATGATGACTCGTTTAGAGACAATGATGATGATTCATATTATGGATATGGAACTGGATACTATAACAATAGTGAAGATTTTGATGCTGATTATTGA